A single window of Streptomyces xanthii DNA harbors:
- a CDS encoding CBS domain-containing protein, with protein MKHLKVGDLMQSDVVGARPGTSPGDVARLFTEHGISGLPVVDEDDHVVGVISRNDLTARPAGTVRDLMTVPAVTVHAQARAADAARLMVRRGVARLPVVDEEARLVGVVTSLDLLSVFLRPDSEIQHRIQNELLVGTLGLSPGMIDVHVLNGVVVLGGRIADRREGELLLRLAEGVEGVVSVVDRLTARDHGEELTSSGRAAREGST; from the coding sequence ATGAAGCACCTGAAAGTCGGCGATCTGATGCAGAGCGACGTGGTCGGCGCCCGTCCGGGAACTTCGCCCGGAGACGTGGCGAGGCTGTTCACGGAACACGGCATCAGTGGTCTGCCCGTCGTGGACGAGGACGATCATGTCGTCGGTGTCATCTCCAGGAACGATCTGACCGCCCGTCCGGCAGGCACCGTGCGGGACCTGATGACCGTGCCCGCCGTGACAGTGCACGCTCAGGCGCGGGCCGCCGACGCGGCCCGGCTGATGGTGCGGCGCGGCGTCGCCCGCCTGCCGGTGGTGGACGAGGAGGCGCGGCTGGTCGGCGTGGTGACGAGCCTCGATCTGCTGTCCGTGTTCCTTCGCCCCGACTCCGAGATCCAGCACCGCATACAGAACGAACTGCTCGTGGGAACCCTGGGCCTGTCGCCGGGCATGATCGACGTGCACGTTCTGAACGGCGTGGTGGTGCTCGGCGGCCGGATCGCGGACCGGCGCGAGGGCGAGCTGCTGCTGCGGCTCGCCGAAGGAGTCGAGGGTGTCGTCTCCGTCGTGGACCGGCTCACCGCCCGCGACCACGGTGAGGAGCTCACCTCATCCGGCCGAGCGGCTCGGGAAGGGTCCACGTGA